One genomic segment of Ricinus communis isolate WT05 ecotype wild-type chromosome 3, ASM1957865v1, whole genome shotgun sequence includes these proteins:
- the LOC125369425 gene encoding 30S ribosomal protein S11, chloroplastic-like: MEKPLPRIGSRRNGRIGSRKSAHKIPKGVIHVQASFNNTIVTVTDVRGRVISWSSAGTCGFRGTRSGTPFADQTAAGNAIRTVVDQGMQRAEVMIKGPSLGRDAALRAIRRSGILLSFVRDVTPMPHNGCRPSKKRRV, translated from the coding sequence atggaaAAACCTTTACCAAGAATTGGTTCACGTAGGAATGGACGTATTGGTTCACGTAAGAGTGCGCATAAAATACCAAAAGGAGTTATTCATGTTCAAGCAAGTTTCAACAATACTATTGTGACCGTTACAGATGTACGGGGTCGAGTGATTTCTTGGTCCTCCGCCGGCACTTGTGGATTCAGGGGCACAAGAAGTGGAACACCATTTGCAGATCAAACCGCAGCAGGAAATGCTATTCGAACAGTAGTGGATCAAGGTATGCAACGGGCAGAAGTCATGATAAAAGGTCCTAGTCTCGGGCGAGATGCAGCATTAAGAGCTATTCgcagaagtggtatattattaAGCTTCGTCCGGGATGTAACCCCTATGCCACATAATGGCTGCAGGCCCTCTAAAAAAAGGCGtgtgtaa